tccgcgcgcttgcccgctatcttaagggcggcacggacggactggatgatcagcgccagattcgaccaacggtcgagggccagctgaactttattgcggcaacccctgcaagccgcgaggaaatcccggagttccgccgtggggatgagaggagattcggtgggaggcacgagggactccaccacctcactggcgatggaatcaagatcatcctccgtgccccgcaccgaatccccatcctcctccgggtcgtcaccgccagcggccaacacatccaccacacactgtggggcggacgtcccggccgcgccagctggtcccgcctccgtcacgatcccacccccaggatcgatggcggaggagtcctctctgggttctattgtgaaactggagcctgtaggcaccagcggctcaggacccccctccacctccgtccccagggcaatgagtggtccaggggagacagaagttcccgactccgggaaaccagccggagccgagattggaggcggagggaggaggccatctcccgctccgccagcacccacaggcccagcaggtggggcagcattctcagttataactgggtcgggtgtctcctggttggtggtggactccggctgggaggcccgaccctctggggcctcgccctccccttcattcaggacacccgacccagtagcagtggcagaatgggcggcttccccaggctcccccaccacaagcagggccccacttactccttcagtaggggcctcatgtaccggggccatccctttccctccatcctgaggaattgggagcacctgcccggactttgcagccttggtggtggcggtaggggaaacctggggacccgaaacaggagacagctcccctccaacagatgggccctgcgcctcagggccccttgttacctctgtggaggggtgccttctcctctttttcccagttgtgtgcggaggctcagagacctccatatcatcagaggcctccacctccacactccttttttttattcaccctgggcctgagcccagccctggggcaagttgacttcccgagatcgggccttgggctgagctcaggctcgggtagtgtcacgatatccaggggacgcgcctctcgatgtttatttctcctccgcgccttccttccacttggacggtcacccccctccctgccggaggccgtgaaaaccacagcctccggtaccgactgaatggtatctggtggtggtgtagtgggggtgggaggaggtgcagcgtcgccaccctgggccgctgagttggagttggcagccgggaggttggggcagttcttacgaacatgccccacccccttacagacatggcaccgcaccccgtccaaggtccagaagacgcggtaggccgtcccctggaattctacattgaagtggccctctgtcacctcctcccgcgccagctgcatgaataactggcggcggaaggagtagacgtgtcggaggctgttctcccgaagaccgagcgggactggggtgagccccgtctttacctcccccagacggtgcaggtggggaaggaggagctcaccagggatgaagggtgggacattggataaaatgagcctttgcgcagtggcctccagggggtccactggcagaaaggtcccgcccacggtgagccccttgctcagagccagggacaccgcccgctcggtcttcaggaaaaacactgccttcccgtacattttagaggctgcaacaatggccgaagggccgacaacctcggccattgctttcacgcatgcctctatagtcatgttcgggtggacgtagctcttgaccccatgcttcgatgttaataaagcaaacggtgacggggcaacaggtgcagctgcagcagccgcagcagcatatgtacgggaaggccccggcaccggcgaagaggggcttgccatggggtctaagagctacgtccacccccaagaaacaaaacaaatttacacaattttaaaaaaggaaaatttaaacaaggtggagtgggagtagaggatgatggggtaggatggtaaaggaaaaggggaggataggtgactgaggcgactcagtggaggaagggagagaaaggctgaaaaggatgtttgatccaacttccagttggagcacctttatcacaattagtccaaaactgtttgttgtcttccagttgggggaggcttcttcgcccgggacggctggagccgcccggtactctcctcttctgattttaacaagacagtcttcacccgggcaactccagctgtcccgagcaggcagttggggtggggagggagctccctgtgtgcaagcaccaatacaaacacaggggcccctactggatttggctgccccacccctgagtcttcaggcctcttctccctcccccaaacagtttaaacttaatagtctttcaggtgccctgacacccaactctccagaaaaattgcagccttccttgatggtttccctccactctgtattcacctttctccagtccctCTCCCCAGTtggtgcagtctccactctccactctgtattcacctttctccagtccctctccccagttgctgcaatctccactctgtattcacctttctccagtctcctctctccagttgctgcagtctccactctccactctgtattcacctttctccagtctctctccccaattggtgcagtctccactctccactctgtattcacctttctccagtctcctctctccagttgctgcagtctccactctccactctgtattcacctttctccactctcctctctccagttgctgcagtctccactctccactctgtattcaccactctccagtctcctctctccactctgcaattgctgcaacacaggtgcagctgctccccctgattgctggcaggaagtgctccaaattgcccagccaatcccagtgctgtacctgtcctgggagtgtttgatggggacagtgtcgagggagctttactctgtatctaacccccccccccctgtgctgtacctgtcctgggagtgtttgatggggacagtgtcgagggagctttactctgtatctaaccaccccccccccgtgctgtacctgtcctgggtcatgtttgatggggacagtgtagatgtgGGGAGGTACTGAGATGGTGCAAAAACTGTGAAAATGCCCGTCATTCTCTTTCCTCACCTGAACCTTCCCTGTTTTCTGTGCTGGAGGTTGTCGAGCGGAGGCGGGAAGCGGGCGAGAGAGGTGGACggccagcgagatgctgcagaattCGCCGGTCATTCCCTGGAGCCCGGAGGTGGAGGGAGCGGAGCCGGTGAGCGCCGGGAGCCTTGGCCGAGACGAGGAGCGACAGGGAGAGTCGGTCCACCTGTCTGCGTCTGCGGGAGGTGCGGAGAGCCCGAGGGAGATGCCGtcggaggagaaggaggaagaggaggaggggatcgCTGACTGTCAGGGGGCCACCGGCGTCTCGGAGGAGGACGGAGATGTCACTTTTGCTCTTCCCCGGGGGGGTTTCATTGGCCCGTcgggggtgctggagccccggtatgTGGCCGCGGCAGAAGCgggtccctcctcctcctcctcctgcgcgGGCGGGGGTGGGGAGAAGCCCTTCCGCTGCACGGTTTGCGAGAAGGCTTTCTCGCGCTCCAACGCCCTGCTGGTGCACCAGCGGGTGCACACGGGCGAGCGGCCCTATCCCTGCCCCGTGTGCGGCAAGCGCTTCTCCCAGTCGTCCTCCCTCATCCAGCACCAGCGCATCCACACCGGGGCCAAGCCGTACCGCTGCGGCTTGTGCGATCGCCGTTTCCGCTTCTCCTCCGACCTCTCCAGCCACCGGCGCACCCACACGGGCGAGAAGCCCTACCGCTGTGGGGTGTGCAACAAGAGCTTCCGCCTGCCCTCGCACCTCTCCAGCCACCTGCGCACCCACACGGGCGAGAAGCCCTACCGCTGTGGGGTGTGCGGCAAGAGCTTCGGCATCTCGGCCAAGTTGGTGCAGCACTGGCGTATCCACACCGGCGAGCGCCCCTTCAGCTGCTCCGTCTGCCACAAGAGCTTCATCCAGTCCTACTCGCTGGTCTACCACCAGCGGGTCCACACGGGCGAGCGCCCCTACCAGTGCCCGCTCTGCGCCAAGAGCTTCACCCTGGCCTCCCTGCTCAAGACCCACCAGCGGGTCCACACCGGCGAGCGCCCCTACCAGTGCCCGGTCTGCTCCCGCCACTTCGCCACCTCCTCCAACCTCAAGTCCCACCAGCGGGTCCACACGGGGGAGAAGCCCTACCCCTGCGGGGTCTGCGGGCGCCGCTTCACCAAGTCCTCGCACGCCAAGAAGCACCAGCGGGTGCACGCCGACCGGGGTGGGGAGCAGCAGGCGGCG
This DNA window, taken from Heterodontus francisci isolate sHetFra1 chromosome 45, sHetFra1.hap1, whole genome shotgun sequence, encodes the following:
- the LOC137356174 gene encoding zinc finger protein 135-like; amino-acid sequence: MLQNSPVIPWSPEVEGAEPVSAGSLGRDEERQGESVHLSASAGGAESPREMPSEEKEEEEEGIADCQGATGVSEEDGDVTFALPRGGFIGPSGVLEPRYVAAAEAGPSSSSSCAGGGGEKPFRCTVCEKAFSRSNALLVHQRVHTGERPYPCPVCGKRFSQSSSLIQHQRIHTGAKPYRCGLCDRRFRFSSDLSSHRRTHTGEKPYRCGVCNKSFRLPSHLSSHLRTHTGEKPYRCGVCGKSFGISAKLVQHWRIHTGERPFSCSVCHKSFIQSYSLVYHQRVHTGERPYQCPLCAKSFTLASLLKTHQRVHTGERPYQCPVCSRHFATSSNLKSHQRVHTGEKPYPCGVCGRRFTKSSHAKKHQRVHADRGGEQQAAEVATDRCPSQASDLKP